Part of the Aquimarina sp. TRL1 genome, GAAATCACTGGAAGATGTTTCAGGTGTCGTTTGTTCTTTTTCGGTAGTTTTTGCAATATCTAAGTTAGAATTCCCAAGACTATCCGTTTTAATAGTGATACTGGCTTCATCAATAATCACTCGAGTAACATTGACTGCCTGAGAAGATGTTTTAAAAAGTTGACTCATTCCCATAGCCAATTCGATTCGTTTGGAATAAGCAAGAGTGTCTCCCTCAAAAGGAGTGTGATTCGTAACTGATAAGTCGTTGATTACTACGGTTGCCTGTGGGAAATTTTGAAATAAGCTGATATCTACATCCGAGAAGTGAACAGTCGCATTTACCTGTTCATTGATGAAATGTAGTACTTTATCCTGAATGCTTCCCTTGAATAAAAAGGGAAGAGCAATCAGTGCGAGAATGCATACTAAAAGAAAGGCTCCGATGATTTTAACTATTTTTTTCATTTGCTTCTTATTTTGTAGCGATACTATTTTTTAGTGTTATTTGGGGATTTTGATTCTGTATTTCTTTGTAATCAGTGTTGCTGATTTCAAGAGAATAAAATAACGATTTTGAATTGATATTTTATTGTTTTTATAGATTAAAAATTTGTTAGTTTATACTGTAAGTGCTAATTCTTCTCCTTGTTTTAGAGAAAATCTTTTTCGAAAACAATAAACTCCTAGGTAAATCAAAGGAGTGTCCAGAACAGCGACCAGCATTTTGAACAAAAAACCATTGAGTAATAAAGCACCGAAACGATCCCATTCTATAATATGACTAGCACATAGTAATAAAAGTACGGTAGCAGTATCAATAAGTTGCGAGAAAAAAGTGGAAAAATTATTACGAAGCCATAAATGCTTTCCTTTGGTAATCCGTTTCCAGAAATGAAATACCTGAATATCGATGTATTGAGCAAATAGATAAGCAAGCATAGATGCTAATACTGCAATAGTAGTCGCTCCGAATACGGTTGAGAATACCGTATCGGTAATGGGAGACCAGGAAGTTGCAGGAACGATATCAGCTACAAAAATAATAAGGAGCGAAAATAAAGAAGCAAAAATTCCGGCAGTTACAATCTGATTCGCTTTTTGCTTTCCATAAATCTCGCTGATAATATCTGTAATAAGAAAAGTAATTGGATAGGGGAGTATCCCGACCGAGATTTCAAAGGTATAGACTCCCAGAAAATCCCAGTAAAAAAACTTTTGAAAAATTAGATTAGATACGACAAGTGATGCAATAAAAAGAGCTCCCAGAATTAGATAGGTTCGATACGCAATATATTGGTCTTTGGAAGAAAGGTGAGTAGTTGTCAATGTTTCGTTTTTATATGTAAAGATAGGCAAAAGTACCAGTGTTTTACATTTGTAGCCTGGAAGAATATCCGAGTAAAAAATAGGAACTAATATGATTTTGTCAAGAATGTGAACAACATTTTTTTTACTGTGGTTTTA contains:
- a CDS encoding queuosine precursor transporter, with product MPIFTYKNETLTTTHLSSKDQYIAYRTYLILGALFIASLVVSNLIFQKFFYWDFLGVYTFEISVGILPYPITFLITDIISEIYGKQKANQIVTAGIFASLFSLLIIFVADIVPATSWSPITDTVFSTVFGATTIAVLASMLAYLFAQYIDIQVFHFWKRITKGKHLWLRNNFSTFFSQLIDTATVLLLLCASHIIEWDRFGALLLNGFLFKMLVAVLDTPLIYLGVYCFRKRFSLKQGEELALTV